The nucleotide window CTGGAAGGACTATTACATTAGCTTTCGCATTCTCTAATATGTTGGCGATTTCATTTTTAGATAGATCCTCAATTACGTTAGCCTCACCGTAATTCTCATCAGTTAAAAATGGAGGAGTAATTATGCCTTCAGCTTCAATCCCGTTACTTCTTAATATTGCTGAAAGGAGTAGGGTAGCCATTCTCTCTCCAAATGAAAGTATGTAGTCTCTAACTCTAGGGGTCACTTCGTCTAATACCCTTATAGACCAAGCTACTCTGAACAATTCATCGCTAAGCCTAGATATATCTTTAAACGAATTCTCGAATTCCTTACCGTCTGCTAACTTAGATAATAGTTTTATGTGTCTCTCGTAGATTTCAGTCACAATATTTGGAGAATTATCAGTATTCGAAGTTGCGCTTATTAACTCATTAGTAACGTTTTTAATGGCTGATGTTACTACTATAATCTTATCTGATTTCTTTGAAAAATCTTGTATCTTCTTTACGATAAGTTCATAATCTTTTTCATCTTTTTGTATAGATCCGCCTATTTTAACTATTAGAGCCATTTATCTCACCTAGGATAATTTTTTCCATATGTAAAGGATTAACTAATATTCTTTTAGCCTCAGCTTTTGTCATACTATCGGGATCCTTTAACGAATGTCCTGTTAGGATTAAAACTGTTTTTTCATCTTTATCTACCACCTTTTCATTTATTGCCTTAATATAACCAGCTAAGGCAGCTGCTGAAGCAGGCTCAGCTCCTATGCCCTCTTTTCTAGCTAGGGTCTTCTGTGCGTCTAATATCTCGGAATCAGATACAGCTATTGCGGTTCCATTAGATTCCCTTATTGCTTTCATCGCTTTTTGCCAATTAACTGGTTTCCCTATCCTTATTGCTGTTGCTACAGTATCTGGATTTTCTATGAAATCTGGAGAATCTTTTCCTTTTATTATTGCGGTAACTATTGGTGATGCGCCCTCAGCTTGGATTCCAATCATTCTAGGAATAGTATTAATAACTCCAGTTTTAACTAGCTCATTAAATCCTTTCCATATGGCGTAGATATTGCCTGCATTGCCTACCGGGACTATCACGTTGTCAGGAACTCCTAGTTCTTCTGCTATCTCAAATGCGATTGTCTTTTGTCCTTCTAATCTCCATGGATTAAAGGAATTTAATGGATATACTACTTTTAAATCCTTATATAATCTCATTACTGCATCCATAGCAACGTCAAAACTTCCATCAACTTCTAAAATAACTGAGCCATAAAGTATTGATTGAGCTAATTTACCTAATGCTACCTTACCTTTAGGTAAGACGATAAAGCTCTTTATACCAGCTCTTGCAGCATAAGCAGCTGCAGAAGCTGCAGTATTTCCAGTGGATGCGGCTATTACAGTTTTGTAATTCAAGCTTACCGCAGAACTAACTGCCACTGTCATTCCTCTATCCTTAAAACTACCAGTTGGATTAAGCCCTTCAAATTTAAAATAAAGATTATCATTTATATTTGAGGATCTAATTAGTGGGGTATTTCCCTCATTTATGCTTACAATATTTTTGTATCTGCCTGCTATTAATTCTTTATATCTCCAAACTCCTCTTCCTCTCAATTTACTGAAAGAGAAGTCCTTTGGTGGTTCTAGTATAATTTCTAATAGTCCTCCACATCTTGGACATAATATCTGACTTTGATCTATTTCCGTTTCATATCCACAATTCAAGCACTTCATTATTCCGCTTAGGCTGTTTCCAACAACATTTCACCAGCTGTTTAAAGTGGTTTGTTCTGCAAAATATAAGCTTTGTTGAAGTATAGTAATCATATGGCGTTTAAAGATCTCAGAGAATATATCGAATTTATGAAAAAGAAAGGTAAATTAATTGAAGTAGATGATGAAGTAAGCGTTGATTTAGAAATAGCTGAAATAACGAGAAAAGCAACTTATGCTCATTTACCCCCTCTTTTATTCAAGAGAGTTAAAAATTATGAGAATTGGAAAATAGTTTCCAATATTTTTTACTCAATTGAAAGCTTGTACGAGATTTTTGGAACGAATAAACTAGAATCAATATCCGAAGGATTTTTATCAAATTTATCCAATATGCCTATCACATTTTTTGATAAAATAAAATCACTTAGAGAAATTTTGGGATTAGGAAAAGTAATGCCTAAAGCTAAGTCACCTAGTTTTAAAGAGGAAAAGAACTTAGATCTGACTAAGATTCCTGCAATAAAAACTTGGCCTAAAGATGCCGGAAGATACCTTACTTTTTCCATAACAATAACAAAGGACCCAGAGACAGATGTACATAATCTCAGCGTTTATAGGGTTCAAATTCTAAACGAGAAGGAGGCAATAATTCATTGGCAAGCATTTAAAAGGGGTGCGCTTACTGCTAAAAAATATTTAGAAAAAGGTATTAGTAAGATACCTATTGCCGTAGTAACCGGAGTAGATCCTGCCATAGCATTTACAGCGGCTTCTCCAGTCCCTCATGGAATCGATAAGTATATGTTCGCGGGAATCTTGAGAGGTGAGGGTATTGACGTAGCTGAATTAGATAATCAATTACTAGTACCAAGCCATTCAGAAGTAGTTTTAACTGGTTATGTTGACTTGAATGATATGCGTCTAGAGGGTCCCTTTGGAGATCATATGGGTTATTATACACCTGCAGATTACTATCCAGTTTTCAAATTGGAAAGAGTATATATTAGAGAAGATCCTATATTTCATGTAACATCAGTTGGCAAACCACCACTTGAGGATGCTTGGATAGGTAAGGCTGTAGAAAGAATATTCTTACCTTTTGCCAAGATGTTAGTTCCAGAACTTATTGACATGAACCTACCAGAATATGGATTGTTTACCGGGATTGGGATCTTCTCTATAAAGAAGTATTACCCCGGCCAGGCCAAGAGAGTTATGATGGCTTTATGGGGTACCGGCCAACTAAGCCTTTTAAAAATAATAATAGTTGTTGATCAAGATATAGATGTTCATGATATTAATCAAGTTATTTATGCTATTGCAGCTAATGTAGATCCTAAACGCGATGTTTGGGTAATAGAAAATGCACTTACTGACTCATTAGACCCTAGTGTTCCATTTCCACCATTAGGTAGCAAACTAGGTATAGATGCTACTAGGAAATTTAAAGAAGAAATGGGGAAAGAATGGCCAGAAGAGGTTAGATCAGATGAGGTAGTAGCTAAAAAAGCGGACCAAATATTGAATAAAATTATAAAGAGATATCAAACCTCCTAACCATCATTGTGTCTCTATATATTATTGAAATCTCACTTATATCCTCCAGCCTAGTTTCTATTTCTAATGACTCATTTTTCCTTAATTCTTTATTCACCTTTACACTATCTGTAATCGCCTTAAGGCCAACTTTATCGTCTATCATATTTACCGTGACATTATATTTTAGAATTATTTCCAGAACGCGTACCGGGTATTCTAAATTACTAGTTATTTTAAGGATTCTCCCTGTTAATTTCACTACAAAAGGATTCATGATTATGAATATAGTTTTCCGAGTATTATGCCTTATCGTAGTTAAAAAGCGTAGACTAACAAGAACAAGATTAGAGCCGAAATGGCCTCAAGTAAAGTAGAAGATTTCGTAAAGAATTGGGGAGGTAAACAAGAGCCAAGCATTGGTGAAAGAATAAAGAATGCATTCAAGCCACAGCAACCACTAAGGTACAGACTAGTAATGGCAAACTACAGACTAAGGACGATGGTAAGTCGTCTTGACGTTTATATTTCAAGATTACAAGAGAGGGATAGGACTCTATTCGAAAAGGTTGTAGAATCACAAATGTCAAAGGATACAGCTAGAGCAGCTATGTATGCTAATGAGATAGCTGAGATTAGAAAGATTTCCAGGCAGTTAATTACGACACAGATTGCTCTAGAGCAAGTGCAACTCAGACTAGAGACGATAACTGAGCTTGGAGATGTATTTAATAGTCTAATACCAGTACTTGGAGTTATAAAGGAGTTAAGAAATGCAATGAAAGGAGTTATGCCAGAAATAAGTCTAGAGTTGGCAGAACTAGAGGAGGGACTACAAGAGGTAGTAATAGAGGCAGGAGACTTTACTGGTGCACCGGCCAATTATGGTGCTTCAAGCCCAGAGGCAAGGAAGATATTGGAAGAAGCATCTGTTGTTGCTGAACAGAGAATGAAGGAGAAGTTCCCAGAATTGCCAAGCTTCGTCACCTCCACTCAGAAAGTATCTAACCAAGAACAGAAATAATATCTGATTCATAGATTTTTTCCTAAGATTTATACGGTAAAATAGTTTTTTAAGGTTTGGATTGATAATATGTATTGGGGAGTTTCCTTTTGGTTGAGGCAATTAGTAGTGAAGAAGATCTTATTCTCGACGTAAGTCAAGTCACTAAGGATATGGTACAATTAGCTGGAGGCAAAGGTGCAAACCTTGGGGAGTTAACCAGCATTGGAGTTAGAGTACCTCCAGCCTTTATACTTACTTCTAAAGCTTTTAAATATTTTCTTGAATACAACAATCTTTTTGACAAAATTAGAGACACTTTAAGTAGTTCTGAAACCTCAGAGGAAGCTAGTGAAAAAATAAAACAGTTGATAAAGAATGCTAAGATGCCAGATAAATTAAGTAGCATGATTTATCAAGCTTATGATGAATTAAGTAAAAAGGTTGGAAAGGAAATCTTAGTAGCTGTAAGGTCTTCGGCTACTGCAGAGGATATTGAGACAGCAAGTTTCGCTGGACAGCAAGATACTTATCTTAATGTTACTAAGGATGAACTTATTGACAGGATTAAGGATGTATGGGCTAGTCTCTATAACGCAAGGGCTATGGAATATAGAAAGAGTAAAGGTATAGACGACTTATCAATACTTATAGCAGTAGTTGTTCAAAAAATGGTTAATTCGAGATCTGCTGGAGTAATGTTTACTCTCCATCCAGTTACTGGAGATGAAAAGTATATCATGATAGAATCTAATTGGGGTTTAGGAGAAAGTGTAGTCGGTGGTAAGGTTACCCCAGATGAGGTCTTAATAGAAAAATCTACCTTAAGAATTGTGGAAAAAAAGGTTTCTAATAAGAATATTAAAATCGTATATGATAAACAACTTAAGAAGAATGTTACTATTACTTTAGATGAGAAGGAATCCAGATTAATGAGCATAACAGACGAAGAGGCAATAGAACTAGCAAAATTAGCACTTAAGATCGAAGAACATTATAAGAGGCCAATGGACATTGAGTGGGCTATCGATAATGATCTAAGTTTCCCTGAGAATATCTTCATAGTTCAAGCTAGGCCAGAAACTTTCTGGTCTTCTAAAAGGAAAGAAAATAAGAACATTGCGGAAAAGAGTGCTCCTATAGGTGGTAAAGTACTAGTCAGAGGGCTTGCAGCTTCTCCAGGTATCGCCTTTGGTAAGGCAAAAATCATACTTGACATTAAAGATCCTAAAGTTCATGAGTTTCAGAAGGGTGAAATCCTAGTCACGAAAATGACAGATCCAGATTGGGTACCATTAATGAAGATAGCTGGGGCAATAATAACAGATGAGGGAGGAATGACAAGTCACGCGGCTATTGTATCCAGAGAATTGGGAATTCCAGCTATAGTTGGAAGTAGAGAAGCGACTAAGATAATACGAGATAATCAAGAGATCACTGTAGATGCAATTAGGGGTATTGTGTATGAGGGTAAGGTATTACAAACAAGTGAGACTGTATCTCAACAAGCTCAACCATCTATCGGAATTCAAGGAATAAGTAGGGAAGTTCTATTAAGTCTTTATCCGGTTACTGCAACTAAAATTTACATGAATTTAGGTGAACCCGATGTTATAGATAAATATTTGGATCTTCCCTTTGACGGAATAGGGCTCATGAGAATTGAATTTATTGTAAGCGAATGGGTTAGATATCATCCGCTTTACCTAATAAAAATAGGCAATGCTGAATTATTTGTGGATAAGTTAGCGGAGGGAATAGCTAAAGTAGCAAGTGCAATATACCCTAGACCAGTTGTTGTTAGATTTTCAGATTTCAAAACTAACGAATATAAGAAATTGATTGGTGGAGAGGAGTTTGAGCCAGATGAGAGGAATCCAATGATAGGTTGGAGAGGGGTTTCCAGATATGTAAGTAAAGAGTATGAGCCTGCATTTAGGCTAGAGGCTAAAGCTATACGCAAAGTTAGGGAAGAGATGGGACTTAAGAACGTATGGGTAATGTTTCCCTTTGTCAGAACTACATGGGAGCTAGAGAAGGCAATAAAAATAATGGAGGAGGAAGGTTTAAGAAGAGATTCTGATTTCAAGGTCTGGATAATGGCTGAAGTTCCCTCAGTAGTTGTTCTTGCGGAAGAGTTTGCGAAGATAGTTGATGGATTCAGTGTAGGTAGTAACGATTTAGCACAATTAACTTTAGGTGTTGACAGGGATTCCGAGTTACTAGCGAGGATGGGATATTATGATGAGAGGGATCCAGCTGTTTTAGAATCCATAAGAAAGCTAATCAAAGCTGCCCATAAGTATGGCAAAACAGTCTCAATATGTGGACAAGCACCTAGTGTTTATCCAGCAGTTGTTGAATATTTAGTCAAAGCTGGAATAGATAGCATTAGTGTAAATCCAGATGCGGTTATTAATGTTAGGAGGCAAGTAGCTTCGATCGAGCAACAAATTATACTTAGAAACCTTAATGGAAAAAGGAAGAACAAGTAGACAATTTTTTAATTATTTTTTATATTATAACAATTTTTGCATATTCTTCTAGCACCGTCGAAATACGCTGTGCATTCTTCACAAATTGTATTTCCGCAGATCTCACATGATCCTATTGCCAAGTGTTTTTGACAAATTTTGCATAAGCTCATATCACAAATTTTACAGATTCCTTTATCCATAATGTAATCGTTATTACACACTTGTCTTCCGCACAAACTGCACGTGAAAAACGAGATATTCTCTT belongs to Saccharolobus solfataricus and includes:
- the cdvB1/B2 gene encoding cell division protein CdvB1/B2, whose translation is MASSKVEDFVKNWGGKQEPSIGERIKNAFKPQQPLRYRLVMANYRLRTMVSRLDVYISRLQERDRTLFEKVVESQMSKDTARAAMYANEIAEIRKISRQLITTQIALEQVQLRLETITELGDVFNSLIPVLGVIKELRNAMKGVMPEISLELAELEEGLQEVVIEAGDFTGAPANYGASSPEARKILEEASVVAEQRMKEKFPELPSFVTSTQKVSNQEQK
- the thrC gene encoding threonine synthase; translated protein: MKCLNCGYETEIDQSQILCPRCGGLLEIILEPPKDFSFSKLRGRGVWRYKELIAGRYKNIVSINEGNTPLIRSSNINDNLYFKFEGLNPTGSFKDRGMTVAVSSAVSLNYKTVIAASTGNTAASAAAYAARAGIKSFIVLPKGKVALGKLAQSILYGSVILEVDGSFDVAMDAVMRLYKDLKVVYPLNSFNPWRLEGQKTIAFEIAEELGVPDNVIVPVGNAGNIYAIWKGFNELVKTGVINTIPRMIGIQAEGASPIVTAIIKGKDSPDFIENPDTVATAIRIGKPVNWQKAMKAIRESNGTAIAVSDSEILDAQKTLARKEGIGAEPASAAALAGYIKAINEKVVDKDEKTVLILTGHSLKDPDSMTKAEAKRILVNPLHMEKIILGEINGSNS
- a CDS encoding UbiD family decarboxylase — translated: MAFKDLREYIEFMKKKGKLIEVDDEVSVDLEIAEITRKATYAHLPPLLFKRVKNYENWKIVSNIFYSIESLYEIFGTNKLESISEGFLSNLSNMPITFFDKIKSLREILGLGKVMPKAKSPSFKEEKNLDLTKIPAIKTWPKDAGRYLTFSITITKDPETDVHNLSVYRVQILNEKEAIIHWQAFKRGALTAKKYLEKGISKIPIAVVTGVDPAIAFTAASPVPHGIDKYMFAGILRGEGIDVAELDNQLLVPSHSEVVLTGYVDLNDMRLEGPFGDHMGYYTPADYYPVFKLERVYIREDPIFHVTSVGKPPLEDAWIGKAVERIFLPFAKMLVPELIDMNLPEYGLFTGIGIFSIKKYYPGQAKRVMMALWGTGQLSLLKIIIVVDQDIDVHDINQVIYAIAANVDPKRDVWVIENALTDSLDPSVPFPPLGSKLGIDATRKFKEEMGKEWPEEVRSDEVVAKKADQILNKIIKRYQTS
- the ppsA gene encoding pyruvate, water dikinase is translated as MGSFLLVEAISSEEDLILDVSQVTKDMVQLAGGKGANLGELTSIGVRVPPAFILTSKAFKYFLEYNNLFDKIRDTLSSSETSEEASEKIKQLIKNAKMPDKLSSMIYQAYDELSKKVGKEILVAVRSSATAEDIETASFAGQQDTYLNVTKDELIDRIKDVWASLYNARAMEYRKSKGIDDLSILIAVVVQKMVNSRSAGVMFTLHPVTGDEKYIMIESNWGLGESVVGGKVTPDEVLIEKSTLRIVEKKVSNKNIKIVYDKQLKKNVTITLDEKESRLMSITDEEAIELAKLALKIEEHYKRPMDIEWAIDNDLSFPENIFIVQARPETFWSSKRKENKNIAEKSAPIGGKVLVRGLAASPGIAFGKAKIILDIKDPKVHEFQKGEILVTKMTDPDWVPLMKIAGAIITDEGGMTSHAAIVSRELGIPAIVGSREATKIIRDNQEITVDAIRGIVYEGKVLQTSETVSQQAQPSIGIQGISREVLLSLYPVTATKIYMNLGEPDVIDKYLDLPFDGIGLMRIEFIVSEWVRYHPLYLIKIGNAELFVDKLAEGIAKVASAIYPRPVVVRFSDFKTNEYKKLIGGEEFEPDERNPMIGWRGVSRYVSKEYEPAFRLEAKAIRKVREEMGLKNVWVMFPFVRTTWELEKAIKIMEEEGLRRDSDFKVWIMAEVPSVVVLAEEFAKIVDGFSVGSNDLAQLTLGVDRDSELLARMGYYDERDPAVLESIRKLIKAAHKYGKTVSICGQAPSVYPAVVEYLVKAGIDSISVNPDAVINVRRQVASIEQQIILRNLNGKRKNK